CGGAGGTTCTGGTGATCGGCTGCTCCGACAGCCGTGTCGATCCCGCCCTGCTGACCACGGCGGAGCCGGGCGAACTGTTCGTCGTGCGCAACGTCGCCAACCTCGTCCCGCCTTACCAGCCCGACGGCGCCTATCACGGCACCTCGGCCGCGATCGAATATGCGGTCAAGTCGCTGAAGGTTTCGGAGATCATCGTGCTGGGCCATGCCCAGTGCGGCGGCATCCAGGGCCTGATCCGGCTGCGCGCTGGGCAGAAGTCAGAGGATGATTTCATTTCCCCCTGGGTGTCCATCGCCGGTTCGGCGCTCGACCCCTATGTCGGGCCGGAAGGCTCCGAACAGGCGCGGGCCGATGCGGAAAAGCTGCAGAGCACCCCGGCGGTGATCGAACGGGCTGCGGTCCGCGCGTCGGTCGATAATTTGATGACCTTCCCCTTCGTGCGCGAAGGGGTGGAGGC
The Azospirillum sp. TSA2s DNA segment above includes these coding regions:
- a CDS encoding carbonic anhydrase — protein: MPFSSKPSEPIRQLLAGIKSFRARYYERRPDSMRQLVTEGQHPEVLVIGCSDSRVDPALLTTAEPGELFVVRNVANLVPPYQPDGAYHGTSAAIEYAVKSLKVSEIIVLGHAQCGGIQGLIRLRAGQKSEDDFISPWVSIAGSALDPYVGPEGSEQARADAEKLQSTPAVIERAAVRASVDNLMTFPFVREGVEAGTLNIHGWWFDIQTGEMWAINPTTRLFQPFE